From one Suricata suricatta isolate VVHF042 chromosome 8, meerkat_22Aug2017_6uvM2_HiC, whole genome shotgun sequence genomic stretch:
- the C8H1orf194 gene encoding uncharacterized protein C1orf194 homolog isoform X1, which translates to MSIPSFADVAFDKYLFSTSCVWSDRRKIETPSPLQKLQLARVAPKLPYKNPTHLAQQQEPWSRLSSTPTITSMRRDIYFFDPKIPKDDLDFRLAALYNHHTGTFKNKNEILLHQETTQDTHGIKTQFPGEPLPPPLPPSTTSWANIRHWISPQKESIHSIQGSIVSPHTAATNGGYSRKNDGGFFST; encoded by the exons ATGAGCATCCCTAGTTTTGCAGACGTGGCGTTCGACAAATACTTATTTAGCACCTCCTGTGTGTGGAGCGATAGAAGGAAGATTGAGACGCCATCTCCCCTCCAGAAGTTACAGCTTGCAAGAGTGGCCCCG AAACTGCCATATAAGAACCCAACTCACCTTGCTCAGCAACAGGAACCCTGGAGTCGGCTCAGCTCAACTCCCACAATCACTTCCATGAGgcgggatatatatttttttgatccTAAG ATACCAAAGGATGACCTGGACTTCCGCTTAGCAGCCTTGTACAACCACCACACAGGGAcattcaagaacaaaaatgagataCTCTTACATCAGGAGACCACCCAGGATACCCATGG AATCAAGACCCAATTCCCTGGAGAACCTTTACCCCCTCCTCTGCCACCTTCCACCACTTCCTGGGCTAACATCAGACACTGGATCAGCCCTCAGAAGGAGTCTATCCACAGCATCCAGGGATCCATAG tGTCCCCTCACACTGCAGCCACCAATGGAGGCTACTCCAGAAAGAATGATGGTGGCTTCTTCTCTACCTAG
- the C8H1orf194 gene encoding uncharacterized protein C1orf194 homolog isoform X2: MPFTRDPFQHPTFENDDSYLGKSRASKKLPYKNPTHLAQQQEPWSRLSSTPTITSMRRDIYFFDPKIPKDDLDFRLAALYNHHTGTFKNKNEILLHQETTQDTHGIKTQFPGEPLPPPLPPSTTSWANIRHWISPQKESIHSIQGSIVSPHTAATNGGYSRKNDGGFFST, encoded by the exons ATGCCTTTCACCCGAGACCCTTTCCAGCACCCTACGTTTGAAAACGATGATTCCTACTTGGGAAAATCCCGGGCTTCCAAG AAACTGCCATATAAGAACCCAACTCACCTTGCTCAGCAACAGGAACCCTGGAGTCGGCTCAGCTCAACTCCCACAATCACTTCCATGAGgcgggatatatatttttttgatccTAAG ATACCAAAGGATGACCTGGACTTCCGCTTAGCAGCCTTGTACAACCACCACACAGGGAcattcaagaacaaaaatgagataCTCTTACATCAGGAGACCACCCAGGATACCCATGG AATCAAGACCCAATTCCCTGGAGAACCTTTACCCCCTCCTCTGCCACCTTCCACCACTTCCTGGGCTAACATCAGACACTGGATCAGCCCTCAGAAGGAGTCTATCCACAGCATCCAGGGATCCATAG tGTCCCCTCACACTGCAGCCACCAATGGAGGCTACTCCAGAAAGAATGATGGTGGCTTCTTCTCTACCTAG
- the TMEM167B gene encoding protein kish-B → MTNVYSLDGILVFGLLFVCTCAYFKKVPRLKTWLLSEKKGVWGVFYKAAVIGTRLHAAVAIACVVMAFYVLFVK, encoded by the exons ATGACGAACG TGTACTCCTTGGATGGGATCCTGGTGTTTGGTTTGCTCTTTGTTTGCACCTGTGCTTACTTCAAGAAAGTTCCTCGTCTCAAAACCTGGCTGCTATCAGAGAAGAAGGGAGTTTGGGGTGTGTTTTACAAAG CCGCTGTGATCGGAACCAGGCTGCACGCTGCCGTGGCAATCGCCTGTGTTGTAATGGCCTTTTACGTCCTGTTTGTAAAATGA